The following are encoded in a window of Roseimaritima ulvae genomic DNA:
- the glmM gene encoding phosphoglucosamine mutase: MSKLIISVSGLRGIVGETLDPLVVARYAAAFSANAPAGKIIVARDGRATGPVLRDCLTGALRAAGRDVIDADVAATPTVGVLVRHLQAAGAVQISASHNPPPYNGIKLFGADGRVLDARQGATIRDAYFNDDPQWVSHDQLGSLQTEADPHTPHLAKVLDTVDVAAIRQRNFRVLLDSNHGAGGLLGKRLLAELGCDVVAVGETPDGLFEHTPEPTAANLQDIAARVREANCDVGFCQDPDADRLALIDADGRYIGEEFTLALCVQRALQHAETTGAMVINCASSAMSEHLGKQAGVEVYRSAVGEANVADLMIAKGAAYGGEGNGGPIDPRVGYVRDSFVGMAQILDLMQSSERTLAQLADAMPRYAIHKTTATVANDKLPQVLDAIAGDMNDGQQDRQDGLRIAWDDAWLLVRGSNTEPIVRLIAEAGQPDQAAELCQRASKIVAQVTM; this comes from the coding sequence ATGTCGAAATTGATCATTAGCGTCAGCGGCTTGCGAGGCATCGTCGGCGAAACCCTGGACCCGCTGGTCGTGGCTCGCTATGCCGCGGCTTTTTCCGCGAACGCGCCGGCCGGGAAAATCATTGTCGCCCGCGACGGCCGTGCCACCGGACCGGTGCTGCGGGATTGCTTGACCGGGGCGCTGCGGGCTGCCGGCCGCGATGTGATCGATGCCGACGTGGCCGCCACACCGACCGTCGGCGTGTTGGTGCGTCACCTGCAAGCTGCCGGTGCCGTCCAGATTTCGGCCAGCCACAACCCGCCCCCCTACAACGGCATCAAACTATTTGGCGCCGACGGCCGCGTGTTGGACGCTCGACAAGGTGCCACGATCCGTGATGCCTACTTCAACGACGACCCCCAATGGGTCTCGCACGATCAACTGGGGTCGCTGCAAACCGAAGCGGATCCTCATACGCCTCACCTGGCCAAAGTGCTGGACACGGTCGACGTGGCGGCAATCCGGCAACGCAACTTCCGCGTTCTGCTGGACAGCAACCACGGGGCCGGCGGATTGCTGGGCAAACGTCTGCTGGCGGAACTGGGCTGTGACGTGGTCGCCGTCGGCGAAACCCCCGACGGCCTGTTCGAACATACGCCCGAACCCACCGCCGCCAACCTGCAGGACATCGCCGCACGCGTGCGTGAAGCGAACTGCGACGTCGGCTTTTGCCAAGATCCAGATGCCGACCGCCTGGCCCTGATCGACGCCGACGGACGATACATCGGTGAAGAATTCACTCTGGCGCTGTGTGTCCAACGAGCCCTACAGCACGCCGAAACCACCGGGGCAATGGTGATCAACTGCGCCTCGAGTGCGATGTCCGAACACCTAGGCAAACAAGCCGGCGTGGAGGTCTACCGCAGTGCCGTGGGCGAAGCCAATGTGGCGGATTTAATGATCGCCAAAGGGGCCGCGTACGGGGGCGAAGGCAACGGCGGTCCAATCGATCCTCGCGTGGGATACGTGCGTGACAGTTTTGTCGGCATGGCGCAGATTTTGGACCTGATGCAGTCCAGCGAAAGAACCCTGGCGCAACTGGCCGACGCCATGCCTCGCTATGCAATCCATAAAACCACTGCAACCGTTGCCAACGATAAACTACCCCAAGTCTTGGACGCCATCGCCGGTGACATGAACGATGGCCAACAAGATCGCCAGGATGGCCTGCGAATCGCTTGGGACGACGCTTGGCTGCTGGTTCGCGGCAGCAACACCGAACCGATTGTGCGACTGATCGCCGAAGCCGGCCAACCGGATCAAGCAGCCGAATTGTGCCAACGAGCGTCGAAAATCGTCGCTCAGGTTACAATGTAG
- a CDS encoding phospho-sugar mutase encodes MTSAERAESSLDLSDALQQLDQAARDGAISATALENVKLWLTESRYAEYRDPILQHIAEEKWQTLDDVFWTVIPFGTGGRRGRMYPFGSNAINRRTIGESAQGLANYVKQQTPGGSELSCAIAYDTRHRSREFAELCAGIMVAAGFKVCFLDDYRATPQLSFAVRQKASTCGIMVTASHNPPSDNAVKVYWSTGGQVLPPHDKRIIDEVMACDAIESVDFDTALADGRIEICTAEVDERYLDAAVDCQLGGPREVKVLYSPLHGVGAFATIPLLERDGFHDVEVYQPHAEPSGDFPNVPGHVSNPENAAVFDEPIKYAKANGFDLVMATDPDADRLGVAAPLTTDTAGEWATLNGNQIGAVLTEYVLSRRQAAGTLSSQHYIVTTLVTTDLTNKIAQHYGVRCESNQLVGFKWIAGVIDREGADKFVFGTEESHGYLIGQYARDKDGPVACMLISELAAQVQADGLSLHQYLDALYLRHGYHAERLVNVFMEGSEGMANMKKLMAAFRDNPPKSLGGIPVSQVRDYANSKILPVGGGQPQPLDGPVGDLVIMDLAESGNYVAVRPSGTEPKVKFYMFTSLAAEQSQDLDKARAELNSRIDSLVNDVQAFADNLS; translated from the coding sequence ATGACCAGTGCTGAACGTGCTGAATCCTCGCTCGACCTTTCCGACGCACTTCAGCAGCTCGACCAAGCCGCCCGCGACGGTGCCATCAGCGCCACGGCGCTCGAAAATGTCAAGCTGTGGCTGACCGAGTCGAGGTATGCCGAGTATCGCGATCCGATCCTGCAGCATATCGCGGAAGAAAAATGGCAGACGCTGGACGACGTGTTCTGGACGGTGATCCCCTTTGGCACCGGGGGCCGACGTGGCCGGATGTATCCGTTTGGCTCCAACGCCATCAATCGCCGCACGATCGGCGAAAGTGCTCAGGGGTTGGCCAATTACGTCAAACAGCAAACGCCCGGTGGCAGCGAACTGTCCTGTGCGATCGCCTACGACACCCGGCACCGCTCACGCGAGTTTGCTGAGTTATGTGCGGGCATCATGGTGGCCGCCGGATTTAAAGTCTGTTTCCTGGACGACTATCGCGCTACGCCGCAATTGTCGTTTGCGGTCCGGCAAAAGGCCAGTACCTGCGGAATCATGGTGACGGCCAGCCACAACCCGCCCTCGGACAACGCGGTCAAAGTGTATTGGTCGACCGGTGGGCAGGTATTGCCGCCGCACGACAAACGGATCATCGACGAAGTGATGGCCTGTGACGCGATCGAATCGGTCGATTTTGATACCGCACTGGCCGATGGTCGCATCGAAATCTGCACGGCCGAAGTGGACGAACGCTATTTGGATGCCGCGGTGGATTGTCAGTTGGGCGGCCCGCGCGAGGTGAAGGTGCTGTATTCGCCGCTGCATGGCGTGGGCGCGTTTGCCACCATCCCGCTGCTCGAGCGTGACGGCTTTCACGACGTGGAAGTGTATCAGCCGCATGCCGAACCGAGTGGCGATTTCCCCAACGTTCCCGGTCACGTTTCCAATCCGGAAAACGCGGCCGTGTTTGATGAGCCGATCAAATATGCCAAAGCCAATGGGTTTGACTTGGTGATGGCCACTGATCCCGATGCCGACCGCTTGGGCGTGGCCGCACCGTTGACGACCGATACGGCGGGCGAATGGGCCACGCTGAACGGAAATCAAATCGGAGCCGTGTTGACCGAATACGTGCTGTCGCGTCGGCAGGCCGCCGGCACGCTGTCGTCGCAGCACTATATCGTGACGACATTGGTGACCACGGATCTGACCAATAAAATCGCTCAGCACTACGGCGTCCGCTGTGAGTCGAATCAGTTGGTGGGCTTTAAGTGGATCGCCGGCGTGATCGATCGCGAAGGTGCGGACAAGTTTGTGTTTGGCACCGAAGAGTCGCACGGGTACCTGATCGGCCAGTACGCTCGCGATAAAGACGGCCCAGTGGCTTGTATGCTGATCAGCGAATTGGCCGCTCAGGTGCAAGCGGATGGACTGTCGCTGCATCAATACCTCGACGCGCTGTATCTGCGACACGGCTACCATGCCGAACGCTTGGTCAATGTGTTCATGGAAGGCAGTGAAGGCATGGCGAACATGAAAAAACTGATGGCCGCCTTCCGCGACAATCCGCCCAAGTCGCTCGGCGGCATCCCCGTCTCGCAGGTTCGCGATTATGCGAACAGCAAAATCCTGCCCGTTGGCGGTGGCCAGCCGCAACCGCTCGATGGCCCCGTCGGTGATCTGGTGATCATGGATCTGGCCGAATCGGGTAACTACGTGGCCGTGCGTCCGTCCGGTACCGAGCCCAAAGTGAAGTTCTACATGTTTACCAGTTTGGCGGCCGAGCAGTCGCAGGATCTGGATAAAGCCCGAGCGGAATTGAACAGCCGCATCGACAGCTTGGTCAACGACGTTCAAGCCTTTGCCGATAATCTCTCATAG